One Octopus bimaculoides isolate UCB-OBI-ISO-001 chromosome 16, ASM119413v2, whole genome shotgun sequence genomic window, tcaatttctatatatattcagatttcaaCTTCTAACGACAGTTAGCTGGCATCCACAGCAAAAGATAATAGCGTAAGCAGCCTCTAGTCAGATGAAGCAGCTTTTCACAGGAGGAGAAGCACAACTGAGCTCCCGCACACACCTGCTTCAGAAGCACGAAGGCGTATAAACTATTTAcaacaattaacaacaaaaataactacaaaaGTGAAATATTAATCTGATTCACACCACCATTCATATACTTCTTTTCttaatcaacaaaataaattatgaagCTAAAGAACTTCATAATTTATTCAATAGGGAAAACATTtgacaagaaaaatatatgtaaaaaagttCCCTTAATCACttctataataatttatattcgtTGTATAATAGCCACAGAATCCATGACTACAATGCAATATGAAGATAACTGTAATATCGGAATAAGACTGCAGACAGAATAAGAATAAGACGGAATAAGACTGTTTTTCATCGGTATAACAGaaaacacattcaaacacatttaAAAGTCGACTATTCCACAGTATACACTTTGTAAAAAATTGTCATAAAGGAACCACTGCAATGTTCTCAAAGTacatttggcaaaaaaagaataattgatTCTATCGATATTACAGAGCCTATTGTAGACAGAGTAATAAGTGAAACTGCAAATACTAATTGCGAACAGAAAAACCAAGCTCACGCAGGTTGCCAAATACggtatattttaatatgtttaaaTAGCATGTGACACAAAAAGTGTGGGGAAGCATAACCTATCTCATGGTACTCAAACATCTAATAGGTTTATTCAGGGAGTACAAGTATGCGTTATTTTATTGTCCTTACTGTCGCGAAACCGTTATATCGGAATAGACGCAGACTaaactcacacgtacacacacgtacacacacatacacacatatacacacacatgcaaacacaaacacacaaactaacGCGCACACaagaacacgtatatatataataaatgtgtgtgtgtctatatatttatatatgtgtgtgtatgtatgtatgtatgtataatagaaatatgtttcaaaaggaaaatagaaactATACGTGGAAGAGATAttgggaaagtaagaagaaaaaatcaaaaatgcacattggataaaaaaatatatatataaaggattttttaatgaaaagtaacgataaatatatacaattagatgaggAGGGGAAAACTATTCCAGGCTACAAGGTCTCAAAAAGAACGTGTGATCATTCTGTTGAGAGGTAATTGTGCAGGAGATTTTAAGTTAAAGCCATTACTTGTGTATCATGCACACAACCACCGTGTCCTGAAAAACATACTCAAGGCATTTCTCCCTGTTATATGGATGGCTAACTCAAAAGCatgggttactgttgttgtttttgaagattgGGTCTTCAGTCATTTCATCCCAGCagcagagaagtactgtcagGAGAAGGGAATTTCTTTTAAGGTTTTACTTATCTTAGATAATGCTCCTGGTCACACACAATACATCGTAGATTTTAACCCCCAACACCACGTCTCTTCTCTAGCCAATGGATAAGGGAATAATTAATATCTTCAAGCGATACTGTATGAAGTGTACGTTGCAGCAGGCAATAGCTGCAACTGATTTTGATGAGTCCATCACACTTCATGACTTTTGGAAAAGATACGATATCTGCAAGGCTGTACAGAACATAGCACTGGCATGGAATGGTGTACAGAGCACAGCTATGAACGGTGTATGGAAGAAGCTATGCTCGCAATTCGTGAATGATTTTAAGGGGTTTGATAATGTTGGCATCAACAAAACTTTGGGGACTTCGAGCAAAGAAGTGAAAATagatttggaggaggaggatttcacagatttatttgaaaaagacaagcagcTCTTAACAAACGAGGATTTGATAGAGCTTCACGAGCAGCAAAGTAAAGAAGTGGAAGTCGAACCTGAGCCACGTcactttaccattaagaaaatgcagcatgcatttgcatatatcgaaAAAGGTCT contains:
- the LOC106883155 gene encoding tigger transposable element-derived protein 1-like, which produces MDKGIINIFKRYCMKCTLQQAIAATDFDESITLHDFWKRYDICKAVQNIALAWNGVQSTAMNGVWKKLCSQFVNDFKGFDNVGINKTLGTSSKEVKIDLEEEDFTDLFEKDKQLLTNEDLIELHEQQSKEVEVEPEPRHFTIKKMQHAFAYIEKGLSMFGDLGPNSQRFSKIMEACHEAFDPYSVIFEEKKTVQGNLNLSFKRIEQQEQPESAVDVDDPVIYIRDVNH